The region GGTCGAAGCGCACCAGACCGGCTTCGAGCTCGAAGGCCCGGCCCACGCCATGTTGTAGATCTCCGAGGTCGGTCGCAGGTTCACGGCTGGATTGCGGTGGCAGTTCAGGCACCACTCCATCTGCAGCGTGTTCTCCTGGTACATCAAAGGCATCTCATCCACACGGCCATGACAACTGGCGCAGCCGATGCCCTTGTTCACGTGAATGTCGTGATTGAAGTAAACGTAGTCCGGAAGGTCGTGGACCCGGATCCACTGGATCGAAGCTCCCGTCGCCCAGCTCTCGCGCACCGGCTCGAGATAGTCGGCGTTGGTCCAGATCTGCGAGTGGCAGTTGATACAGGTCTTCGTGGGAGGAATTCCGGCGTAGGCCGCCTTCTCCACCTGCGTATGGCAGTACTGGCACTGCAGTCCCAGGCCCTCCACGTGATGCTTATGGCTGAACGGGATCGGCTGATCGGGTCGCTGACCCTGCCGGGTGACCCACGGGGATCGCTGCAACTCGTTCAGGGCAACGCCGAGCGCGATGACAATCAGCCCCGTGAGGGCCAGGCTCATACGAGCCAGCGCGTTCGAACTGCGGTCAAAAACTTGCGCCATGAGTGCTTTCCTGCTTCCTCTCCACTTCGCCTGTCCTCAGGCCAAGAAGGGGTTCAAGGGGTTTGATTTCTTGGCTGCCTGCGCCGACCAGTCCATGCATCGGCTTGCGACCTCCGCTCTTGCGAGCCTCAGTCAGAAACTTTCTTCTCTCAGAAATTCTGAGTATAGCAGTGGAAAAAGCCATCCCCAACCATCATGGCCGATACTCGAAAACGA is a window of Edaphobacter sp. 12200R-103 DNA encoding:
- a CDS encoding cytochrome c3 family protein; amino-acid sequence: MAQVFDRSSNALARMSLALTGLIVIALGVALNELQRSPWVTRQGQRPDQPIPFSHKHHVEGLGLQCQYCHTQVEKAAYAGIPPTKTCINCHSQIWTNADYLEPVRESWATGASIQWIRVHDLPDYVYFNHDIHVNKGIGCASCHGRVDEMPLMYQENTLQMEWCLNCHRNPAVNLRPTSEIYNMAWAGPSSSKPVWCASTGQGGPTAGAVTCTTDDPTKASPELAMMQNPTAVPSERNSSAGYGQSGTQMQPHAATGEGQTVSDVPSGIVMPASYQKFTRQDDLGKYLMAQYHIRSANELSSCETCHR